Proteins encoded within one genomic window of Cucumis sativus cultivar 9930 chromosome 3, Cucumber_9930_V3, whole genome shotgun sequence:
- the LOC101211042 gene encoding PTI1-like tyrosine-protein kinase At3g15890 codes for MVWGCFSCIGGHHNKSQKSMKENVDYPWEIYTLKELLQATNSFNKDNKIGEGGFGSVYWGRTSKGVDIAVKRLKAMTAKAEMEFAVEVEILARVRHENLLGLRGFYAGGEERLIVYDYMPNHSLLSHLHGQLADQCLLDWKRRVNIAIGAAKGLSYLHHEAQPHIIHRDIKASNVLLDSHFEAKVADFGFAKLIPDGVSHLTTRVKGTLGYLAPEYAMWGKVAESCDVYSFGILLLEIVSGRKPLEKLPNGTKRDIVQWATPYAQTEDFDQIADPRLNQNYDVNDLKSIVTIALRCTDGNAESRPSMKQVVAWLKDGLDTKKEMPHLKNNETPREDEDQGQENYEKKHTEYEELGKQQFDDGGIWR; via the exons ATGGTTTGGGGTTGCTTTAGTTGCATTGGTGGCCACCAcaataaatcacaaaagag TATGAAAGAGAACGTAGATTATCCATGGGAAATCTACACTCTCAAGGAGCTTCTTCAAGCCACAAATAGCTTCAACAAAGATAACAAGATTGGTGAAGGAGGATTTGGAAGCGTTTATTGGGGTCGAACGAGTAAAGGTGTCGAC ATAGCGGTGAAAAGATTGAAGGCCATGACTGCAAAGGCAGAGATGGAGTTTGCAGTTGAAGTGGAGATTCTTGCTAGGGTTAGACATGAAAATTTGTTGGGTTTGAGAGGATTTTATGCTGGTGGAGAAGAAAGACTTATTGTATATGATTACATGCCAAATCATAGCTTGCTTTCCCATTTACATGGTCAATTAGCTGATCAATGTCTTTTAGATTGGAAAAGAAGAGTGAACATCGCCATTGGAGCAGCCAAAGGCTTATc GTACTTACATCATGAGGCACAACCTCATATAATACACAGAGATATAAAAGCAAGCAATGTTCTTTTGGACTCGCATTTCGAAGCAAAAGTTGCTGATTTTGGTTTTGCAAAGCTAATACCGGATGGGGTTTCGCATTTAACCACAAGAGTTAAAGGGACTTTAGGATATTTAGCTCCTGAATATGCCATGTGGGGAAAGGTCGCTGAAAGTTGCGATGTATACAGTTTTGgaattttacttttagaaaTCGTTAGTGGTCGAAAGCCATTAGAAAAGCTTCCAAATGGCACGAAACGAGATATTGTTCAATGGGCCACTCCATATGCTCAAACCGAAGATTTTGATCAAATTGCTGATCCAAGATTGAACCAAAATTATGATGTTAATGACTTGAAATCTATTGTGACCATTGCCTTAAGATGCACTGATGGAAATGCTGAGAGTCGTCCGAGTATGAAACAAGTGGTTGCTTGGCTTAAGGATGGCTTGGatacaaagaaagaaatgccTCATCtcaaaaataatgaaactcctcgtgaagatgaagatcaaGGTCAAGAAAATTATGAGAAGAAGCATACAGAATATGAGGAGCTTGGGAAACAGCAATTTGACGATGGTGGGATATGGAGGTGA
- the LOC101212506 gene encoding uncharacterized protein LOC101212506, translated as MGEKGETPQQQDHYDSSSPKDPLDDSLETRSHGGSHHHHGHHHHLHRRHQHQHHDSSLIVATPFISTPLYLSTTTTSNTTPFEAVNPKRTRYTAGQWKLLPSPTTSQPAIPVVGSDSSASPSQRRPGATSNVGPASSSDTTSSPSHSPLPARSKGEGESQNQAQYRKGKYVSPVWKPNEMLWLARAWRVQYQGGGSNEIVGGIVVGQGGRGIGKTRADKDREVAEYLQKHGVNRDAKTAGTKWDNMLGEFRKVYEWERGGEREQLVGKSYFRLSPYERKLHRLPASFDEQVFEELSQFMGSKMRNKPTPILPLTTSLPPPPPFRDHHNHLPLPSRAKEVFGVDYGSVDASCHRRIGKVRMVWEESVSLWGEDQGVGGEEQRLGGRIRVEGCGFLNAEELTFFDESMVACTLESYDHGPLKGFSVDRFVSGQQIKVFGRRKPPSLTPFYTSTAPPHRLSILHSTELPSRSNTSWDYQDPTEYYVGCLRIPPISLPSLSELSWHIQDPPSEELRFPVRKDTYAYLPQGKEVMFTTTTEMLDCKSFIYEIICPIIRTNPCITTPSSRDSFISLWDDCINRLVSEFCCMEMQLIRKPNNAPSSSSTTTDNLLDKWPNITGFIRNFCLWRGEETDQIKDNGLNNNPSSSLVDKLLWTYLDIPYVLGYYAIGYLVTFCALSRGLDNRIIRTDLYSLDLSSPSERLKALVPCYRIGGILTLLAEQCNKLGISSDFERIDMGNGIVVEMTPNLITKFFSCRRKWTAVKEIYDFLDQRIPHSEFIIGSIEKDLALVFKPRVCKLRPTNYEQLIEALKNVTKALVALHDLCFMHRDICWEKVMKKRRDHNDEDENEEEDEEMKRVKGEWILCGFEEAVGAPQIYPYTAASGRHAPEMERGLHGVKVDMWGVGYLIQTCGLIGIPKMLMELQNRCMDQNPEHRPTAADCYHHLLQLQSSLSGAAGGSGGLM; from the exons atggGTGAAAAAGGTGAAACTCCACAACAACAAGATCACTATGATTCCTCTTCTCCTAAAGACCCACTTGATGATTCTTTAGAAACAAGGTCTCACGGCGGTAGCCACCACCACCACGgccaccaccaccacctccaCCGTCGCCATCAACACCAACATCATGATTCCTCTCTCATTGTTGCCACTCCTTTTATCTCAACGCCACTTTATCTTTCCACTACAACAACTTCAAATACGACGCCGTTCGAAGCTGTGAACCCAAAGCGGACTAGATACACGGCCGGCCAATGGAAGCTTCTCCCATCTCCGACCACCTCTCAGCCGGCGATACCTGTGGTTGGTAGTGATTCTAGTGCATCTCCGTCGCAGCGTCGTCCGGGTGCCACGTCAAATGTTGGCCCCGCGTCTTCTTCGGATACAACATCATCTCCTTCTCATTCACCGCTGCCGGCGAGAAGTAAAGGAGAAGGGGAATCTCAAAATCAGGCACAATATAGGAAGGGAAAGTATGTCAGCCCAGTTTGGAAACCCAATGAAATGTTGTGGTTAGCTAGGGCTTGGAGAGTTCAATATCAAG GTGGTGGATCTAATGAAATTGTTGGTGGGATTGTAGTAGGTCAAGGAGGAAGAGGCATTGGAAAAACGAGAGCGGATAAAGATAGAGAAGTAGCTGAGTATCTCCAAAAACATGGGGTTAATAGAGATGCAAAAACAGCAGGAACGAAATGGGACAATATGTTGGGTGAATTTAGGAAGGTTTATGAATGGGAAAgaggaggagagagagagcaaTTAGTTGGTAAAAGTTATTTTCGTCTTTCACCTTATGAGAGGAAACTTCATAGACTTCCTGCCTCTTTTGATGAACAAGTTTTTGAAGAGCTTTCTCAATTTATGGGCTctaaaatgagaaacaaaCCAACCCCAATTCTTCCTTTAACTACATCCCTCCCCCCTCCCCCTCCTTTTCGAGATCATCATAATCACCTCCCTCTTCCGA GTCGGGCAAAAGAAGTATTTGGAGTTGATTATGGTTCGGTTGATGCGAGTTGTCATCGTCGAATTGGAAAAGTAAGGATGGTATGGGAGGAGTCAGTGAGTTTGTGGGGTGAAGATCAAGGAGTTGGTGGTGAAGAGCAAAGATTAGGAGGGAGGATTAGAGTTGAAGGATGTGGGTTTCTAAATGCTGAAGAGCTAACTTTCTTTGATGAATCAATGGTTGCTTGCACATTGGAATCTTATGATCATGGCCCTCTTAAAGGCTTTTCTGTTGATAGATTTGTTTCAGGACAACAAATCAAAGTGTTTGGCAGAAGAAAACCCCCTTCTCTTACTCCTTTTTACACTTCCACTG CTCCTCCTCATAGGCTCTCTATTCTTCACTCCACTGAACTGCCTTCAAGAT CAAATACTTCATGGGATTATCAAGATCCAACCGAATATTATGTCGGGTGTCTACGAATCCCACCGATATCTCTTCCGAGCTTATCGGAGCTCTCATGGCACATACAAGACCCACCATCGGAAGAGCTACGATTTCCTGTTAGAAAAGACACATACGCATACTTACCGCAGGGTAAAGAGGTTATGTTTACAACCACAACCGAAATGTTAGATTGCAAATCATTCATTTATGAGATTATATGCCCTATCATACGTACCAACCCTTGTATTACGACCCCATCAAGTCGAGACTCGTTCATAAGCCTTTGGGATGATTGCATTAACCGCCTTGTTTCCGAATTTTGTTGCATGGAAATGCAATTAATTCGTAAACCAAATAATGCCCCATCATCTTCATCCACCACCACCGACAATTTGCTAGATAAATGGCCAAATATAACGGGTTTCATcagaaatttttgtttatggaGAGGTGAAGAAACAGATCAAATCAAAGACAATGGTCTGAATAATAACCCTTCTAGCTCTTTAGTGGATAAGCTTCTTTGGACTTACTTAGACATTCCTTATGTATTGGGATACTATGCAATAGGTTATTTGGTTACATTTTGTGCACTAAGTCGTGGCCTAGATAATAGAATCATCCGAACGGATTTGTATTCATTAGATTTATCATCTCCAAGTGAGAGACTCAAGGCCTTAGTTCCATGTTATAGAATTGGTGGGATTCTAACATTGTTAGCTGAGCAATGCAACAAATTGGGAATTTCAAGTGATTTTGAGAGAATTGATATGGGAAATGGAATTGTTGTGGAAATGACTCCAAATTTAATCACCAAGTTTTTCTCATGTAGAAGAAAATGGACGGCAGTGAAAGAGATTTATGACTTTTTGGATCAAAGAATCCCACATTCGGAGTTCATAATTGGATCAATAGAAAAAGATTTAGCATTGGTTTTCAAGCCAAGGGTTTGCAAATTGAGACCCACAAATTACGAGCAACTAATTGAAGCATTGAAGAACGTAACGAAAGCACTTGTGGCCTTACATGATTTGTGTTTCATGCATAGAGATATTTGTTGGGAAAAGgtgatgaaaaaaagaagggatCATAAcgatgaagatgaaaatgaagaagaagatgaagaaatgaaaagggtAAAAGGAGAATGGATTTTATGTGGGTTTGAGGAGGCGGTAGGAGCCCCGCAGATATACCCGTACACGGCGGCGAGTGGGAGACACGCGCCAGAGATGGAAAGGGGTTTGCATGGAGTAAAAGTGGATATGTGGGGAGTGGGATATTTGATTCAAACTTGTGGGTTAATTGGGATTCCAAAGATGTTAATGGAGCTTCAAAATAGGTGTATGGATCAGAATCCTGAACACCGGCCAACCGCCGCCGACTGTTACCACCACCTGCTGCAGCTTCAGTCGTCACTGTCCGGAGCAGCCGGTGGAAGTGGTGGTTTGATGTGA